The nucleotide window CAATTTATGTGTTCTCTATTCGCAACCTTCTAGATATTCATATAAGCCTTCCTCCAGATTCGTTAAAATATAAAGCGGTGATTCTTACCACTTGTTGGTGTATTTGGCGTGCGCGCAATGACGCCATTTTCAACCACAAAAGGGTCTCAATACAAAAGCTGAAGGAGGTGATAAGAAGTACAAACTTGTTGTGAAGACTTATTGCATGACTACATAACAAACTGGTTTGGTTTTGAACGCCGTGGAACGCTACAAGGCGTGAAGGTCCAGGAAACCGAGACTATTAGTTTTTCTTCTAAAAAACACTTAATAGAGAACACAGAAGACAAAGCAAAACACCTTAAGAAGGTTGCCATATACAGGAAGTGCTATAGGTGACGCCTCAGACCGCTTCTGGAACGCTACATAACGTAGTTAAAGGTGTTAAAGGCACGCACCTAGGTGAGGCAAGGCGCAACAAAACCGCCTTGAGTGCAGCAAGGCGCAAAGGTGCATTAGATTAAACCAGAAAAGCCTGAACCGGCACAAAAATCGTCTGAACAAGCCAAAAGTAGTAGCAAACTTTCTGAACCAACCAAGAACCAGTCTAAAACAGCAAAAGAAACAAGCCTAAATCAGCTAAAAATGGTCTTGGGCATACGCTTTTTAAGCGCCTAGGCGATACGCTCATCCTTTGCCTTTAGTGTGCCTTGATCCTTTAACTATCTAGCTCCCAGCATTCGAAGCGTTTTTCCCTACCAACTCACGCTTTTTATAACCAAGCATACAGGTCGTGTGACCCGACAACTAGCCTAGCATCGGGCCATTTATCTGTAATAAGGATAAATTCCTCAACTACCTTGGTGGGTGTATCACCCTATGTATGTAAACTAAAGCCATTTAACTGTTAACAGTATAATCTGAAAAATATTGAGGTTTAATAAACAACATGAAGAATTCGCTTGAATTCATATAATTAATTATAGGAAATTATGCAATTCTGCTAGTTCCAAATCAAAACCCAAAAATCTTGTGACAGATGTAACAAAATATTAAGGAAGAGTTGAACTACTAACTGACTAGCTCATAGTGATTCTTCTTCTTGTTCAAGTTGATTTGCTTTCTGTTTCTTCCTGTTGAGTTCTTGCTCGTAATTCCTCAATCGCTCGTCCCACTTCTCCTGCAAATTTCAAATTTCAGATAATCGGAAAAACCCTAGATAGATCAAGGGGGAATTGACGAATGTAGAAAGAAGATTGAGAAGTGAAATAGAAGTGACCTTGTAGCTGATTTCAAGGCGGTGCATAACGTAGAAACCAAGACCACCGCCGACGATTGTCCCAGCCATGATCCTCACGTATCCCCATGCCACCGACCTCACCATTCTTCTCCGCTCTCACAGATCGTCTCTGAAACGGACGCCGCCGTTGTTCTTCAATATTCACTGCTCCGACGAGCCCTTGATGCAATAAGGAATCTCAAACACCTGGAACTTTGTAGGTACTCTCAACACTTTCGGCAAAATCAGGGGCGCCGCTTTGTAGGTAGGGGGGCCGAGCCTGTAACTTTTCGctttttttttaaactagaaaaaaaaaacataatttcattaaaaaaaaaattacaaagtgCCAACGCAAATTCTTCTTTAGGTGTCCACAATTCGACCTTCTTAGGAGCACGTTTTTCGGTCTCATCCTTCTTTCGATGCCTTCTCGATCGTCCACCTTTTGAGGAAGTGGGTTCAGCTTGGGTTTCGGGTACGGATTCGGTTTGGATTgtgttttgggtttgggtttcGATGCCTTCTCTCTCTTGGTTACACGTATGTGATGAGTCAAAAGTAAGGCTTCTTCTCTATCAAGCTACATCCAATGTATAGATAACATAACAACTCATACAACATACATAAGCACAGAAAACACTTTATGCATAGATTACAACCATCTATTGCCCAAACATGTTGcaaatttataatatataatagttttcgacccccggtttataattttttttttaagtatatacgtttttgacccctcggtcggaaatctcaagcttcatCGCTGGACTAAATGGCACATATACGATTAGGGTGATGGGTACCGGGTACCCTACCCAAACATTTAACTAAAAATTGTAAAGAGTTCAAAAGTGTGTTGTTCTAGCTAAAGGCAAAATTATTTTTCGAATTTATTCTTTAGGTGTTTGAGATTCCTTATTGCATATACGATTAGGGTGTTGTTCAAAAGTTTCTCAGGTTTGAACCAAAGCAAGGGAAGTATTTTAAAATATTTGTTGTacatttgccgttaaaaaaatgtGAGTAAATGGTTTGATTGATTTGGTTAGGAGTTGGCTCAACACCCATCACGCATTCACGCCCGTTAGTCCCTTCCTCTGACACTCATCCTCTATGGTGTCCTTTAATGGGTTAGCCCAATGCCTAACCCTTTTTAGGGTGTCTGGTAATGACGTCAAGTCACTACATATGGTCTTATAATACTTTTTAAAGAGTAATTTAGTTCAAATTTTAGGGAAAATACAATATATAAAAACTAGTAAGAAGTTAGAACGAAAAAGTAAcacaaatacaaataaaaataaagtgcTAACAAATATCAaaattacatcatttgctcaaATCTCCCTCTTTCATAAGTAAGCGGATGCCTTTATATCCTTCAAAACATTATTGGCTTGCATACTAATGTTGTTAAAGACTTATCATTTCTAGTCTTTCAAATAAATCGCATGTTTAATCtttttatatgcctttggtagaTCCAACGGCATCAGAACCTTGAGCATTTATGTGACTGAGTTGTCTTGTATGTTAACAATATTGCACCAActgtttttacgtctattttttcattatttaacaGTCCCGTTGTAACACACGGATCCAAAATGACTTATCATTTATTTATAAGATGGTAACGCCTAAAAGGTTTATTATAATAAATAGATTGATTATAAATTTGTAATAATTCTATActattttaaaacataaagtcGGTGGCAAAAGCCACCGACCACCAATAAGTTTACATTTCTGTTACAAACTAAAATATATTCCTATAATAGTTGGTTGAGAATATGTTCGATCgcaaataattttcttttttttttcttttacaattTCATTATAAATTTTTAGTTTAAATTACTTTGTTTAAACTATATTACGTATCGTTCCTTTACGTTAAAGAAACTATTTTAACGTACATCttggtataaatttgagttgtctatgtttcgacgtaaacatttttaataaaaatcgagTGTggataaatataatataatacctTTCcgttaaaaaaatcattttacgTGCGCAATTTTTACGTTgttgtcggtataaattcgagttattcTACATTTCGGCgtaaattttttttggaaaacaagTCATGTAAAATTAATATGTTTTTATACTTATTTTATGATTGTTAATTGCTTCCTAAATTTTGTTCTGAATCGAGTGAAATTTAATTGTggttttttcctttttttaaaagCTCTAATTAATATCTTTTTGTTACACGTATATGTTTTTCCTCTATACCCGCtatgttttctatgtatgagtcgaGTCACCTATAATACGTTATAATTGTacggtataaattcgatttactttactttacgttttgatccaatcacaatgcttatgtAGGTTACATTAAGTTTAAATGGATACGTCGAAACACACGTTTTTGTGTGGTTAGCGCAACACATAACATTTGGACTAATTCATTCGATGTTTACGATATTCGAAATGTGTGATGTACCCGTGCCGCAACGCGCGTGGGCAATATTACTAGTTGAAATGATTGAAAAAAGTTTATAAGAATTGCAAATGACTGGACCCTTTTTAATCACAAACTCTAACCAAACATCTCCATCCTCTTAAAATCATGGATGGAGaagtatatacatatacacaaacACCATATCGAACTTGTAGTTTTACAAAAGTTATGACCTTGCTAACCATTATGCAAAATCATACACCATATCAATAACTAAAATAATAacataacaataataatatacaAAACCAAGAGATTTCACAAGTTCATCACTATATAGACATGATTTCTTCTTTCCTCTTCAACTTCAACGTCTTATGCTTCGATTCCACAAGCAGCAAACGTGACATAACATATTCCAAAAGCTCTTCACGATGAGAAAATGTAAAATCCAAATGTGCATACTCAAACTGTTTATAAGATGCATTCACACCTCCATCTTTCATCAACCTATAATGATGTATAATCATAGATGGAAGTATCACCTTATCTTTCATACCCGCCACAAGATCAATCGGTACATCTATCAAGTTATACCGCGCCCCCAAATCCATCGGCTCGGGTGAACCATAAACTTTCATGTTAGCTTCACGGCTCCCATAATCAAACATCACGAACCTCTTCGCGCGTTTAATCTGCGCCAAATGGCGCGCCACCCCAAAAGAAACCCCGGGCATATCGTTCATGTTGTAATGCGGTAAGCCCATCACTCCCACCCAGTTTGAACTGTCGCCCCCGACCAAGTAGCTCATTATTGTTTGGACTAGCCCCCCGACCGCAGGGTAGTTTTGGAGATCGCGAGCTAGTTTGTGAACTATCATGCGAAAAAACCTCGTGGGGATGTATAATCCGGGGAAGATCGGGTTTAAAATGGGAGCTAGCCAGAGACATACGTATTCGATTACAGTGAAGAAGAAAGGGGAGTCGTGATGGAATCCGGCTGGGGATAACATTATTGATCTTGATAAGCGGTGAGGCTTGTTTTCGACCCGTCGGGTTATGATGTACATTAGTATTGCGGCTCCTCCTAAACTATGGCAAATCGCGCAGAGTTTGTAAGGTTGATCACTGTTTGGTTGTTCGCTTGTGTCAAGTTGGGAAGATGATTTTAGTTCTTTAGTTTTCACTTCGTGGATCTTCTCGACTAACGCTGGTAGATCTTGGGTTCCATGTTCGTTGATCGAGTAACGCCAATACCTATAAAAAGACGTCAAAATCACTATTTCTACCaggcaaattggattttaataatctaaaCTATATACTGCCAATTTAATcatgagtaaagtacacggatagtccctgtggtttaccaaaattttagatttgatccctagctttccaaaagtacacagatggtccctatggtttgcactttgtaacgcattttgtccccaactttttccaaaagtaaagggatggtccctgtggtttgcccttcgtaacgcatttagtccctaacttggacatgctaaaacttttaaaatatgttggatggggactaaatgcattacaaagtgcaaaccacagggaccatccctgtacttttgaaaagctagggaccattcgtgtactttACTTTTTAATCATTGATGGTCTTTACTTTCACTTTCCTAATGGCAATCCCACTCGCAAAACGATCATAGATTTACAATTTTCACTGCGAGCGAAAATCAAGAGTAAACCTATAATCATTATGCAAGTGAGATTGTCATTGACAGCGAAAGTGAAAGTTAGGAGTGCCTTTGGTTAAATTGCCGGTATGGATTATTATCGACCAATGAGTtatagtttggattattaaaatacAATGTAGCAACCAACTTACTGTCGTGAAGTCAGTTTCTTGTTGACGTGTTCTCTAGAAACCAGACCACGAAAGTTGCCAAGGAAAACATCGTATCCTGAAAAAGAAGACAAAGTTTAACATTTGTGTTATAAATTATAATCGTCGAAGATACTAAGGTTTGTGGAAGATATAGATCACATACCATGATCATAAGCTGCAAAAGCGGGAGAGCCAACAATGCCATTAGATACCCAACTGGAGAGGAAGACCCGAACCGTGATTAAACCATGATTGAAACACATTAACAGTTGAAAATGTATGATCACCTTACCACATAGATGAATCAAAAACACCATGTTGGAGATACACAGCCTTTTTCGAATCGCGTCTGCAACAAGGATTAGAGTATCGTTAATCAAACGAAGCTTGTAGATCCAAAACTGATGAGTTTGACAAAATAGACTCGACTTTTAAAAATTTCCAATCAACCAGTGTTTGACACGTGTCCTTTGCCACATGGAAGTTTCTGGTTGGCAGTAACAGTTTcttaatttttttgtaaaaaaataaataaataaataaacgtcAAAGCTATTTTGTCGAACTAATCACGACCATTTTATGATTTTCCGAAACCCAAAACATTTCTAGTTTTCAACCTTGGAATTCTTTCGAGAACGAGAACATATCCATCTGATGTTACAACGTTAATCGCTTCATAAGGGTACCCGAGCTCGGTAATGACATCCCGGCATTTTCGAGAATCTGTATTTAGGGTATTGCTTAAATTGGTTTTCTTTTGGGTTGGTGTAGGATCAGAATCAGCAAGAGTGGCGGTGGGAACGATGGCATCTGAATCATCATTATCAATCTTGCGAGTACCACTTGAAGAAGACGACCACCTTAATAACATCCTTAAAGACTCCAACGGCGAAAGAAGACAACGAGTTGCATGATGAATAACATCAAATATGGTTTCTATAACTATCTCTATTCCTAGATGAAGATCCTGTTGATATAAAAGAACCCATGTAAGTGTTCAACCCGAAACTAAAAACCGATTATTAGTACTTCAAGCCATAATATAAtcaattttaaaacataaatccAAACACCACGAACGGAACAAACCTCTATAATCCCACGTCTTCTATCCGTAGCCCGTTGAACAACATGATCAATTCCTTTCTTGGCAGCATTTGCAGACGACACACGTTTATGTTTCGTAGTATGCGCCCTAACACCTTTATTGAAGATTCTTTTACAGAAATAAAAGGGTATCCCAAACATGATTCTTGCAGGAATCAAAAGAAACATGATGATGGACATCAACCAATGTCGTCGATTCCTTTCGCGCTTCGCAAAGCTCGTTGCTCTCGAAAATATTAAGTTTGGTGTTAAGGGAGTTGCAGGACATATGTAAGCATCATCATAATCGTCTACATCATCTTCGGCTGAATGCTCTCCACTTGATGATAATGAATCAAAATCCACCGATAGTTCATGAACGAATTGGTTAAATGACGACACCCCACTACCAAGAACACAAACCAATGTTTAGATCGTATAAAAAATTTGATCCGCCATCAAATCTTGATCTAAGAAGTAGTAAGCATTTATGAAGAACATGTTGATGATCAAGAAAACTTACTTCTCCATCCATCTGGGAAGCCGTGGTCCACGAACTTTCGGTCTAAGCTCCCAGCCTTGAATGCCTTCAAGGATGTTAGCTTTGCCAGGCAATATAGATAATAATACTGCGGATAATCCATTTATCAGCCTCAGTATGTTGCTTAATGTTTCATACGTGATCGTCTTCACCGACCTAATATACACACAAGATCTCagtcaaacaaacaaaaaacccTTTGAAATCATAGACACTGCTAAAAAACAATATTCGTCTAGAAAACGGCCTTTAGCGACACATTTCCGACAAACCTGATATCGTTGAAAAACTTTCATAATATATTTTTCGAACAAACAAAACCAACACGTTCCATTTTCATGGATTTCGGACGCAAAGTTTGACATGAACACACGATCAAACCAATTCATTCATGAAAACATACGAATTTTGTTGATAAAAACAACTGAGACATAAAGAATGCTGCATTTGAATATAGAGAGATTAAGAAACCAACTCTTTTGTGACAGCGAGAAAGTTGTCAACGATTCGCTGCATGATTTGAATTTTCGCACACTAGATTAGATGACCGAGAGAAATCATAATAAAACCGTCAGGAAACAAGAAAGTTTTTGATTCTAGAGATCCAGAGGATGAAGAAGGAATCATATGTCCTACAATCTACAATGAGTATTAATTTTTATGGCCCTACGTAAACTTCTCATATTTGTAATGCTTTTAAACACTATATTTGGAAATTTTTTAACCACAATTTCTAGCTGTGACTTCCGAAAAGAACATTTAAAACCATATTACCAAATCGGTAAGTTTGTGTTGATTCACCAAATCACCAATCAAGTGGTGGCACCCAATCAAACTTGGCCACGTAAAAGCATGGGTGACCTGAAAATTCCAATGGCTGACATTTATCCCCCGTCAGAATCTCCCCCTGCTACAATCCGTAGTCTCCAGATTCATCGCCTCCGGTTCTCCGGCAGTGGCGCATCATTAAAGCAATCAGCTTCTTCGGCCGGAGGGTTATCCTTCAGCTTTCGAGAAGCTATAACAGCTTGTTTGGCGCAGAGAAACAGCAGTTTAATGTGATCAATTATGTGGCGAAACACGTCTTTACGGTTATGCAAAGGGTAGGGTTTGGGTCATTCCAACCCCATTCCCGAGTATACCCAGCCCAAAATCCGCCGGATATCTATCGGGTAATTACCCATCAGATTAAAAATACTTTTTAGGTATACCGAAAACCCGATCTATAGTGTAACTATTATTAATTTGATGTTTCCCCAAAAAGAAAGGGTTCAGTGGTATAAATTAGGGGTAACTTTATAGAAATGTAATTAACTTTGTCAAGTGTTCCAATTAAGTCATTGAAACTTTTTTTGTCTCTCTAAAGTTACTAATGTTTCATTTGATGTTCCAATGTTATGTAATTATCAGGTTAGCAGGTTACTAGTGATGAAGTGTCAGgtttcataaaaaaaattaatcttTAATATGATGTGTAAATAATGAAATGGATTTTTCAacttaaaaatttaaaaagtcatatttttataaaaatttgaaaatctcATTGATTCATCCTTAACCtccactcatcatcatcttcatctacTGCCACTCACCACCATCTTCATCGGAAATAAGATTTGGCCGGTTTCTGGCAATGAAAAAACTATCCCGCTCATCTATTCTTTATCTTTTCTATTATTTGAACTTGATTTGTGAatgtaaatatattttgttaagTCAAACATTTGTTGTATATTTGAAAATTTCCATCTATCATTGCTGTAACTCACTTGCACACCCatgtatatgtatattatatatatgaaTTGAATTAATGCAATTAAGCTTTACACTTACCTTCAGTATCATTATCTACACATTTAAAGTTTCTACACAGTGGCTACGAAACCACCATCTGCCGTCATGAGACCACCACCACCGCTGACCACCTCCGCCACTGACCACCGTGAAAGCCCTAATGTCGCCGGAGAGATCGACTGCTACCTCCGCTAAACCACCAGAATACCAGATCTGAAAGCCCTAATCTGGGGGGCGTTGTTTGGGTCTTTTCCAGTGGTTCGTTTCATCATAAGGGTGTTTAGACCATAGTCTTCAAGGTCGGTCGCTGGTGATTTTGAACAGGGGGGCTGAAGTGTTACTGTGTTGGGGTCTTGGAGAATGGAGACGATGAATGTTTCTGGGTTGGGGTGTTGAAGTGTAttttttgtatattatttttGTATGCATTTACTTTGAATAATATCAACAtaagaattaaaaataaataaaagaaaaaaaaaatgataaccTGATAACCTGGTAATTACACAATATTATAACATAAAATTAAAGTTTAGTTActttaaaaagacaaaaaaagtttGGATGATTTAATTGGAACACTTGACAAACTTGATTACATTTctatgaattatttgatgtttcCCCAAAAAGAAAGGGTTCAGTGGTATAAATTATTTAGAAATAGCTATTAAACATATGTTTCAAGTTTTAGAGTAAAATATTTATACAAATGTCTGGTATATTTTAGACAGCCGTCACGTATATAATTAAAATGCTCTCATGTCAATCTTTATAACGTGGCAAAAAGAAGCCATTCCAATTCCAAACATACATGTAACTTCCAAAAACCAATATCACGTAGTACCCGTTATGAAACTTATGTGCCATATTTATGTAACTTTTTAACACAAATGGAATTTTGAGACAACTAGATTGCAGCAAAGTTAGTTGTACCATATTAACTGTGAAGTTGTTCTAACTAGTCCGGATTTCAAAACAATAAGTATTACAGAAGGTAAAACTGGTTAAAATTTTCTGGAATTGAATCAACTGTCACAGAACCAAAAACCAAACACATACAATAAGAAGCATACATGAGTATTGACCTCCCAAAGGGAGAACAAGATTCTTAAAAAGTAACAAaatgtttcaaaatctcaaaatattaccAAATTCAGCCTAGTTCATTCTCTGAGCAGCCTCTTTGGCAAGAACTCTCTCTTTTGCCTTGGTCTTTGCTTGTGATTTTGATCCCATTATTCCACCACCCCACTTCTTCCTGTACTCTTCATACTTGTCATTGAAGTTTGCCTAAaacatcaaaataacaaaaagaATAATTTTAAATCAACCATAACTttacaataaataaaagtttatatAAAATCACTTGAGATGTACCTTGACAGCCTCCAAAATCCGGCTGAATTCCATTTTATCTTCGTTCTTGACCGTAGTCAAGCACAGTGCTGCAGCGGTTTTCTGGTGAACaatctgaaaatacaaaaattatttgtttttttctAACTGAAACAATGAAAGTAGaaaaaactatatataatatGCAGAACACGTACGGCTCCTAATCGTGATTTCCCTTTCACAATACAGTAGGGGATTTCCATCTTTCTGCAGAGTGCCGGAAGCCAGACAACCAATTCAATTGGATCAACATCATGGGCGATTATTACCAGTTGCGCCTTGTTCTACAATGAAATATAAAAAGCGTTAAAACGTGTAACAAGCAGATAAAAAAAATAGAAGGTAGCAACTACCCGTGCCATGTCTAATTTGAGCTGTTAGACATAAACAATTAAACATAAACCCCAATTGACATGTTCATAAGTAAATTGGTCCATATTGATTGATACCTCTAGGGATGATAGATTCTAAGAGAAAGTATAAGAACCTGCTCAATTAGGTAAGTGACATGGTTCAGACCATACTTGACAACAATTGGTTTCTTAGCTTCAACCGTTTTCCCATCTGACTCAGCCTGCGCTCTTTTTAAAAGACGTTCTTTCTTTGCAGCTTTATCCTCTGGCCTGTACTTGAGTAGCATCTTGAACAATGTAGTTGCTGCAAATTTACATTTCCAGAAAACTCAATAGCCGATTAAAAATTTATAAACATACAAAAGCATGTACAACAAAACTTCCATTGCCAATTCTAAATCATATAAAATTCAATAGCCGATTAAAAAATTACAAACATACAAAAGCATGTACAACAAAACTTCCATTGCCAATTCTAAATCATATAAAACAACATTTTCAGTAAATAGAATATAGGCCACCAGATAATAAAAATTGTGTATGCATCCCATTATCAAGTTGCAATATTGTAGAACTACGTAGGGGTGTTCATAAACGACTTAAACCGAAGCTAATCAGCCGGAACAGCATGTTTGGTGTTACATTACTTAACCTTACATTTTTAATATGCAGTTATGTATATGTCACAACGCTCAAAAACCGACTGATCAATTTAATAACTAATGCAAATATTGATAAAAAAACCGAGCCTGCCCAGCCAACCCAAACGGTTTGGATTGGCTATTTCAGAACCAGTTTAGCCCAGAAACTCCATCAAAACAGATTGAACCGTCACCAGAAAGTAAAAAAGCCATAATACTAAATATGTAACCCGTGCAGGACTAGCAAAGTggtcatttgaaaaaaaaaccaGTGGTGTGTGTGAAGTCTAGTAATGAATTAACAACAAGCTATGGGAACAAGCAAAAGCAGTTAGAACCTAATCACGAAAATGTATGAACGCATTTAAATTTTAACACAACTTAAGGGTCTACCTTAATAACACAACCAATAAAAAATACAAACAAAAGATTGATACCAAGATTTTTGTCAAGGGTCTTGGTAAACTGGTTCAAAGCTGGTGGAACCTTCAAACGCTGCTTGAGGATCCTCCTCTTCCTCTGAATTCGAACAACTTGTGGCCATCTTACAAATCTGTGCACATCCTTTTTAGGAGGCAAAGCTCCACCGATTCCAAACTGCTTTGGACGTTTCTCAAACAACGGATTCACCACCTTCTCCTGAACACACACCAACAATTACATTAACTTCAAACCGACTACAAAATGGTTAACGTTTGTTCAAAAAACATAATAATGCGAAATCAAGCTTCTGAAAAAGAATGAATCAGCTTCAAAAACGACGAGGTTTGCTC belongs to Helianthus annuus cultivar XRQ/B chromosome 5, HanXRQr2.0-SUNRISE, whole genome shotgun sequence and includes:
- the LOC110941523 gene encoding lipase member N isoform X2; translation: MENGVSSFNQFVHELSVDFDSLSSSGEHSAEDDVDDYDDAYICPATPLTPNLIFSRATSFAKRERNRRHWLMSIIMFLLIPARIMFGIPFYFCKRIFNKGVRAHTTKHKRVSSANAAKKGIDHVVQRATDRRRGIIEDLHLGIEIVIETIFDVIHHATRCLLSPLESLRMLLRWSSSSSGTRKIDNDDSDAIVPTATLADSDPTPTQKKTNLSNTLNTDSRKCRDVITELGYPYEAINVVTSDGYVLVLERIPRRDSKKAVYLQHGVFDSSMCWVSNGIVGSPAFAAYDHGYDVFLGNFRGLVSREHVNKKLTSRQYWRYSINEHGTQDLPALVEKIHEVKTKELKSSSQLDTSEQPNSDQPYKLCAICHSLGGAAILMYIITRRVENKPHRLSRSIMLSPAGFHHDSPFFFTVIEYVCLWLAPILNPIFPGLYIPTRFFRMIVHKLARDLQNYPAVGGLVQTIMSYLVGGDSSNWVGVMGLPHYNMNDMPGVSFGVARHLAQIKRAKRFVMFDYGSREANMKVYGSPEPMDLGARYNLIDVPIDLVAGMKDKVILPSMIIHHYRLMKDGGVNASYKQFEYAHLDFTFSHREELLEYVMSRLLLVESKHKTLKLKRKEEIMSI
- the LOC110941523 gene encoding uncharacterized protein LOC110941523 isoform X1, with the translated sequence MSAIGIFRSVKTITYETLSNILRLINGLSAVLLSILPGKANILEGIQGWELRPKVRGPRLPRWMENGVSSFNQFVHELSVDFDSLSSSGEHSAEDDVDDYDDAYICPATPLTPNLIFSRATSFAKRERNRRHWLMSIIMFLLIPARIMFGIPFYFCKRIFNKGVRAHTTKHKRVSSANAAKKGIDHVVQRATDRRRGIIEDLHLGIEIVIETIFDVIHHATRCLLSPLESLRMLLRWSSSSSGTRKIDNDDSDAIVPTATLADSDPTPTQKKTNLSNTLNTDSRKCRDVITELGYPYEAINVVTSDGYVLVLERIPRRDSKKAVYLQHGVFDSSMCWVSNGIVGSPAFAAYDHGYDVFLGNFRGLVSREHVNKKLTSRQYWRYSINEHGTQDLPALVEKIHEVKTKELKSSSQLDTSEQPNSDQPYKLCAICHSLGGAAILMYIITRRVENKPHRLSRSIMLSPAGFHHDSPFFFTVIEYVCLWLAPILNPIFPGLYIPTRFFRMIVHKLARDLQNYPAVGGLVQTIMSYLVGGDSSNWVGVMGLPHYNMNDMPGVSFGVARHLAQIKRAKRFVMFDYGSREANMKVYGSPEPMDLGARYNLIDVPIDLVAGMKDKVILPSMIIHHYRLMKDGGVNASYKQFEYAHLDFTFSHREELLEYVMSRLLLVESKHKTLKLKRKEEIMSI
- the LOC110941522 gene encoding 60S ribosomal protein L7a-2, whose protein sequence is MAPKKGVKTVATKKKTEKVVNPLFEKRPKQFGIGGALPPKKDVHRFVRWPQVVRIQRKRRILKQRLKVPPALNQFTKTLDKNLATTLFKMLLKYRPEDKAAKKERLLKRAQAESDGKTVEAKKPIVVKYGLNHVTYLIEQNKAQLVIIAHDVDPIELVVWLPALCRKMEIPYCIVKGKSRLGAIVHQKTAAALCLTTVKNEDKMEFSRILEAVKANFNDKYEEYRKKWGGGIMGSKSQAKTKAKERVLAKEAAQRMN